The Chiloscyllium plagiosum isolate BGI_BamShark_2017 chromosome 43, ASM401019v2, whole genome shotgun sequence genome includes a window with the following:
- the LOC122543412 gene encoding cysteinyl leukotriene receptor 1-like, whose translation MVWTSKTPNCSNEEFKFPVFVRAYSTILILGFIGNTVALYVFVKLTQRKTASTVFMINLAVSDLFFTLTLPYRIIYYVQREWRLGAFLCRITTYAFYVNLYSSIFFLTALSIFRYISILHPIWSRSVVTVRRSLWVTIGIWLFIGLVSVPFLLVSSKCVNGTCRCFEPSNVSWSQIQRMNYFAFVVGFLLPFLTILACYTRILQRLMGSAGTMRVNARSRRKSTYMIIIVMSSFLFCFLPYHVIRTIHLHIMSDGVCHDTVWFVQRAVVVTICLAAANSCLNPVLYYFVGENFQSTLKTSTILKSRSASSGSVVFVDHSPATVPPSSNEQEPLSGTRQEQK comes from the coding sequence ATGGTCTGGACCAGCAAGACTCCAAACTGCAGCAATGAGGAGTTTAAATTCCCTGTGTTTGTGCGAGCCTACAGCACCATTCTGATTCTCGGCTTCATCGGGAACACGGTCGCTCTGTATGTCTTTGTGAAGTTGACTCAGCGTAAGACAGCAAGCACAGTCTTCATGATCAACCTGGCCGTTTCAGATCTATTCTTCACTCTAACGTTACCGTATCGAATCATCTACTACGTCCAGCGTGAGTGGAGACTTGGCGCCTTTCTCTGCAGGATCACCACCTATGCCTTCTATGTGAACCTCTACTCCAGTATCTTCTTCCTCACCGCCCTCAGCATCTTCCGCTACATCTCCATCCTGCACCCGATTTGGTCCCGAAGCGTGGTGACGGTGAGAAGATCCCTGTGGGTCACCATCGGGATCTGGCTCTTCATCGGCCTGGTGTCTGTCCCCTTCCTCCTCGTTTCCTCCAAGTGTGTGAACGGGACCTGCCGCTGCTTCGAACCATCCAACGTATCGTGGTCTCAGATCCAGCGGATGAACTACTTTGCGTTTGTGGTGGGCTTCCTGCTGCCCttcctcaccatcctggcttgctACACTCGCATTCTGCAGCGCCTGATGGGCTCAGCTGGCACCATGCGGGTGAACGCGCGGAGCCGCAGGAAGTCCACCTACATGATCATCATCGTGATGTCCTCCTTCCTGTTCTGCTTCCTGCCGTACCACGTCATACGGACCatccacctccacatcatgtcggACGGAGTGTGCCACGACACTGTCTGGTTTGTGCAGAGAGCTGTCGTGGTGACTATCTGCCTGGCCGCTGCCAACAGCTGTCTCAACCCCGTCCTCTACTACTTTGTCGGCGAGAACTTTCAAAGCACCCTTAAAACCTCGACCATCCTCAAGTCGAGATCCGCGTCGTCCGGCAGTGTAGTGTTTGTGGATCACTCGCCAGCCACGGTCCCACCAAGCTCCAATGAGCAGGAGCCACTATCAGGCACACGCCAGGAGCAGAAGTGA